TGGCGCCTTGGAGGCAATTTTCTGTCTTCTGATGCTGGACAACGACTTCATCACCCCGTCGATCAACGTCGACACCCTGGCCGAGGGTATTGAACCCGCAGAGGTCGCAACCCAGCTGGTGGAAAACGCCGGTCTGGACAGCGTGATGACCAACAGCTTCGGCTTTGGTGGCACCAACGGCTCAATGGTCTTGAGCAAGTACAAAGGATAACGGCGGATGTCAGGAGTATTGACGGGCAAGCGTGGCCTGATCATGGGGGTCGCCAACGATCGTTCGATCGCTTGGGGTATCGCCAAGGCCATGGCTGAGGCCGGAGCGGACCTGGCCTTTACCTATCAGGGTGAGGCTTTTGGCAAACGTCTTGAGCCGCTGGCGCAGAGCGTTGGCAGCGATTTCATGGTCGATGTCGATGTGACTGACGATGCCTCGCTCGACACGGCCTTCGAACAGCTGTCTGCCCGCTGGGACAGCATCGACTTTGTCGTTCACGCCATTGCCTATTCGGACAAGGCAGAGCTAACCGGGCGGTTCCTTGACACCAGCCGCGAGAACTTCAAGAACTCGATGGATATCTCGGCCTATTCCTTTGTTGAAGTAGCACGCCGAGCTTATCCGCTAATGAAGGATGCGGGCGGCACGCTGCTGACGCTAACCTATCAGGGGTCAAACCGTGTGGTTCCCAACTACAACGTGATGGGCGTCGCGAAGGCAG
The nucleotide sequence above comes from Phaeobacter inhibens DSM 16374. Encoded proteins:
- a CDS encoding enoyl-ACP reductase FabI, whose product is MSGVLTGKRGLIMGVANDRSIAWGIAKAMAEAGADLAFTYQGEAFGKRLEPLAQSVGSDFMVDVDVTDDASLDTAFEQLSARWDSIDFVVHAIAYSDKAELTGRFLDTSRENFKNSMDISAYSFVEVARRAYPLMKDAGGTLLTLTYQGSNRVVPNYNVMGVAKAALESATRYLANDLGPEGIRVNAISPGPMKTLAGAAIGGARKTFKHTAQNAPMRDNATLEAVGGTAVYLASDAGACTTGEVIRVDGGFHVLGMPQQDNL